In Helianthus annuus cultivar XRQ/B chromosome 8, HanXRQr2.0-SUNRISE, whole genome shotgun sequence, a single genomic region encodes these proteins:
- the LOC110871646 gene encoding beta-1,4-mannosyl-glycoprotein 4-beta-N-acetylglucosaminyltransferase, with the protein MAMISLSKFLDKVYLMAEGGSRYCSKKSDDLCGDVCDEDSGKVSTMSRVRCILRGLDLKTLVFLFVLVPTVILGLYVHGQKISYFLRPLWEKPPKPFNEIPHYYHENVSMQNLCKLHGWGTREFPRRVFDAVLFSNEVDLLTIRWHELYPYVTEFVLLESNSTFTGLPKPLVFDSQRDKFKFVEPRLTYGKIPGRFKKGENPFVEEAYQRLALDYLLRKAGIQDDDLLIMSDIDEIPSRHTINLLRWCDDIPPVLHLRLKNYLYSFEFLLDNNSWRASVHRYQSGKTRYAHYRQSDVVLADAGWHCSFCFRHINEFIFKMKAYSHVDRVRFNKFLNPKRVQKVICKGADLFDMLPEEYTFKDIIGKMGPIPHSYSAVHLPAHLLENADEYRYLLPGNCVRESE; encoded by the exons ATGGCGATGATTAGTTTATCAAAGTTTCTTGATAAAGTTTACTTGATGGCTGAAGGTGGATCTCGTTATTGTTCTAAAAAGTCTGATGATCTTTGCGGTGATGTTTGTGATGAG GATTCAGGAAAGGTTTCAACAATGTCAAGAGTACGATGCATTCTTCGCGGGCTCGATTTGAAAACGCTTGTTTTTCTTTTCGTGTTGGTCCCGACTGTAATCCTCGGGTTATACGTACACGGGCAAAAGATTTCGTACTTTTTACGCCCATTGTGGGAAAAACCACCGAAACCGTTCAACGAAATCCCACATTATTATCACGAAAACGTGTCGATGCAGAATCTTTGCAAGTTGCACGGTTGGGGGACACGCGAGTTCCCGAGGCGTGTTTTTGATGCGGTTTTGTTTAGTAATGAGGTTGATCTTCTTACAATAAGATGGCATGAGTTGTACCCGTATGTTACCGAATTTGTGCTCCTTGAATCAAACTCGACGTTCACGGGTTTACCTAAGCCGTTGGTCTTTGATAGTCAACGCGACAAGTTTAAGTTCGTGGAGCCAAGATTGACGTACGGGAAAATTCCCGGAAGATTCAAGAAAGGGGAAAATCCTTTCGTTGAGGAAGCGTATCAACGGCTTGCTTTGGATTATCTTTTACGGAAAGCCGGGATTCAAGATGATGATTTGTTAATCATGTCGGATATCGACGAAATACCGAGCCGACATACGATTAATCTTTTAAGATGGTGTGACGATATCCCTCCGGTTCTGCATCTTCGGTTGAAAAATTATCTATATTCGTTTGAGTTTTTACTCGATAATAACAGTTGGAGGGCGTCGGTTCATCGGTATCAATCAGGAAAGACACGATACGCTCATTACCGCCAGTCGGATGTCGTGTTGGCAGATGCAGGGTGGCATTGCAGCTTCTGTTTCCGCCACATCAACGAGTTTATCTTCAAGATGAAAGCTTATAGCCATGTCGATCGAGTACGGTTTAACAAATTCTTGAACCCGAAAAGGGTGCAGAAGGTAATCTGCAAAGGTGCGGATCTCTTCGATATGTTACCCGAAGAATACACGTTTAAAGATATCATCGGGAAAATGGGGCCCATCCCGCATTCGTATTCAGCTGTTCATCTTCCAGCTCATCTTTTGGAGAACGCCGATGAGTACCGATATCTTTTACCAGGAAATTGCGTACGAGAAAGTGAGTAG